A window of Streptomyces armeniacus contains these coding sequences:
- a CDS encoding dienelactone hydrolase family protein, with the protein MRAGLAGFAGLLAVAGSGYVLVPGAQAAPETAAAPAQPAAAENPYERGPDPTESSVEAPRGHYDVDEDRVSSLSVSGFGGGTIYYPTETGDGTFGAVAVAPGFTATQSSMAWYGERLASQGFVVFTIDTLTTADQPASRGRQLLAALDYLTQRSDVADRIDATRLGVMGHSMGGGGSLEAAKSRPSLQAAIPLTGWNTDKSWPEVQVPTLVVGADGDTIAPVRSHSEPFYESLPSSLDRAYLELNGASHFTPNTSNTTIAKYSISWLKRFIDNDTRYEQFLCPIPRPDRDIEEYRGNCPHS; encoded by the coding sequence CTGCGGGCGGGGCTGGCGGGGTTCGCCGGTCTGCTCGCCGTGGCCGGTTCCGGTTATGTCCTCGTGCCGGGCGCGCAGGCCGCGCCGGAGACGGCCGCGGCCCCCGCGCAGCCCGCGGCGGCGGAGAACCCGTACGAACGCGGGCCCGACCCCACGGAGTCCAGCGTCGAGGCGCCGCGCGGCCACTACGACGTCGACGAGGACCGGGTCTCGTCGCTGAGCGTCAGCGGCTTCGGCGGCGGCACCATCTACTACCCGACGGAGACCGGTGACGGCACCTTCGGCGCGGTCGCCGTCGCGCCCGGGTTCACGGCCACGCAGTCCAGCATGGCGTGGTACGGGGAACGGCTCGCCTCGCAGGGCTTCGTCGTGTTCACCATCGACACCCTGACCACCGCGGACCAGCCCGCGAGCCGGGGCCGCCAACTCCTCGCCGCGCTCGACTACCTGACCCAGCGGAGCGACGTCGCGGACCGCATCGACGCGACGCGGCTCGGCGTGATGGGCCACTCGATGGGCGGTGGCGGCTCTCTGGAGGCGGCCAAGAGCCGTCCGTCGCTGCAGGCGGCGATCCCGCTCACCGGCTGGAACACGGACAAGTCGTGGCCCGAGGTGCAGGTGCCGACGTTGGTCGTGGGGGCCGACGGCGACACGATCGCGCCGGTGCGCTCGCACTCCGAGCCGTTCTACGAGAGCCTGCCGAGCTCGCTGGACCGGGCGTACCTCGAGCTGAACGGCGCGAGCCACTTCACCCCGAACACGTCCAACACGACCATCGCGAAGTACAGCATCTCGTGGCTCAAGCGCTTCATCGACAATGACACCCGCTACGAGCAGTTCCTCTGCCCGATTCCCCGGCCCGACAGGGACATCGAGGAGTACCGGGGCAACTGCCCGCACAGCTAG
- a CDS encoding helix-turn-helix transcriptional regulator, with amino-acid sequence MTGIGTTTGTTAGAPTGTTTGTRAGMTAGTTNGTSAPRSPLRVYGRGAEAGAVEALTARLADGVGGALVLSARPGLGRSTLLAHAAARFASRGAGLVLHTRATPAESALPYAGLHALLCGAPPQARATPPTDVLRAGVGAAAFVEEAAFLEELRAMAAGAPLLVCVDDVHLWDRESRTALGFAARRAGPAYPVGVLVTTEQVYAGEPDFAAVPGLRIPPLAAEAAGALLDELVPVGAVADVRERLLRAAGGNPRLLADLVALLTGRQLTGADPLPYPLPVERALLRGYAARLRALPYGTGLVLGLAAAAAELAADPEAGPEPEPECGPERGTERGPGAELRRGPGESGDPRDSGGPDAPDGPGEGGAGADADLVLRAARSAGLGPAALGPAEMAGLIRTAEGRIRFDPPLLARAVYAGEPLARRQAAHALLASALHGERNRLSRLRHEAAAVTGPAPALADALAEAVEAAVAGNTAAGGTAPRAPYGHRAVAGALARAAELSEDDDTRVARFTAAADHARLAGASRTARGLLGRARGLPARRAVRGRAELVRGVLELRDGPVADAREALLLAAGLLAPQEPGFALDAVLGAADAAWAAGDVPAYLAALDRTGGLDARGGLDPTGGPDRTVDRPAALDPRRPAVRTATGTATTRTATARTTTSRTATTRTAVARTAGTPAPLVHYCAGMAAVMRGRFTAARPPLHRVLELAAGRSEPADLIRASAAALVLGEVAAAREAAARALASARAHGHVTLVPQALEYLAYSELRSGLHARAREHARAGLRAAQRTGQRNSAAHHHAILAMAASVEGTARDCAAHASAAARTAAQHGLVMVEALTVWALARAALAEGRPQEAAARLGPLVRPGPRRGHHAVRMLAVPCFIEAATRGGAATRNGAEDTDADVRTALVEFTDWAGWTADPNAPGQLERCRALLAGPQAAGALYARAVARHERASGEFERARTQLLHGKELRRRRRLLAAREQLRDALIGFERCGARSWAAQARAELRATGETTGAGETAEDTSGEAAPPGGAAENAQPLRALTPQQLRIARCVADGATNREVAVRLSVSPRTVDHHLRNIFATLGVRSRVELARLVDRAARRQES; translated from the coding sequence GTGACCGGAATCGGAACGACCACCGGAACGACCGCCGGAGCCCCCACCGGAACGACGACCGGAACCCGCGCCGGAATGACAGCCGGAACCACAAATGGAACGAGCGCCCCGCGCAGCCCGCTCCGCGTGTACGGCCGCGGCGCGGAAGCCGGCGCCGTCGAGGCGCTGACCGCGCGGCTCGCCGACGGCGTCGGTGGCGCGCTGGTGCTGTCAGCGCGGCCGGGACTCGGCCGCAGTACGCTCCTCGCCCACGCCGCCGCCCGCTTCGCGTCCCGCGGCGCGGGCCTCGTCCTGCACACGCGTGCCACGCCCGCCGAGAGCGCGCTCCCGTACGCCGGGCTCCATGCGCTGCTGTGCGGCGCGCCTCCGCAGGCGCGCGCCACCCCGCCAACGGACGTGCTGCGCGCGGGTGTCGGCGCGGCGGCCTTCGTGGAGGAGGCGGCGTTTCTGGAGGAGCTGCGGGCGATGGCCGCGGGTGCGCCGCTGCTGGTGTGCGTGGACGACGTACACCTCTGGGACCGGGAGTCCCGTACGGCGCTGGGGTTCGCCGCGCGGCGGGCCGGGCCCGCGTATCCGGTCGGGGTGCTCGTCACGACGGAGCAGGTGTACGCGGGGGAGCCCGACTTCGCCGCGGTGCCCGGCCTGCGGATACCGCCGCTGGCAGCGGAGGCCGCCGGGGCGCTCCTGGACGAGCTCGTTCCGGTGGGCGCCGTCGCGGACGTACGCGAGCGGCTGCTGCGCGCGGCGGGCGGGAACCCGCGGCTGCTCGCGGACCTGGTGGCGCTGCTCACCGGGCGGCAGCTGACCGGGGCGGACCCGCTGCCGTATCCGCTGCCGGTCGAACGGGCGCTGCTGCGCGGCTACGCGGCCCGGCTGCGCGCGCTGCCGTACGGGACCGGGCTGGTGCTCGGGCTGGCCGCGGCGGCGGCCGAACTGGCGGCGGATCCGGAGGCCGGACCGGAGCCGGAACCGGAATGCGGTCCGGAGCGCGGCACGGAGCGCGGCCCGGGGGCCGAACTGCGGCGCGGGCCGGGCGAGTCGGGCGACCCTCGCGACTCGGGCGGGCCGGACGCACCCGACGGCCCCGGCGAGGGCGGTGCCGGAGCCGACGCCGACCTCGTACTGCGCGCCGCCCGTTCCGCCGGACTCGGACCGGCCGCGCTCGGCCCGGCGGAGATGGCGGGGCTCATCCGTACCGCCGAGGGCCGTATCCGCTTCGACCCGCCGCTGCTCGCCCGCGCCGTGTACGCGGGGGAGCCGCTGGCCCGTCGGCAGGCCGCGCACGCGCTGCTCGCCTCCGCCCTGCACGGCGAACGGAACCGGCTGTCCCGCCTCCGCCACGAGGCCGCCGCCGTCACCGGCCCCGCGCCCGCGCTCGCCGACGCCCTCGCGGAAGCGGTCGAAGCGGCAGTCGCGGGAAACACGGCCGCCGGCGGTACGGCACCGCGGGCGCCGTACGGCCACCGCGCCGTCGCCGGCGCGCTCGCCCGCGCCGCCGAACTCAGCGAGGACGACGACACGCGCGTCGCCCGTTTCACCGCTGCCGCGGATCACGCCCGGCTGGCGGGCGCGTCCCGTACGGCGCGCGGGCTGCTCGGCAGGGCGCGCGGACTGCCCGCACGCCGGGCCGTACGCGGGCGTGCCGAACTCGTCCGTGGCGTCCTCGAGTTGCGGGACGGGCCGGTCGCCGACGCCCGCGAGGCGCTGCTGCTGGCGGCCGGGCTGCTCGCGCCGCAGGAGCCGGGCTTCGCCCTGGACGCGGTGCTGGGGGCGGCGGACGCGGCATGGGCGGCGGGCGACGTACCGGCGTATCTCGCGGCACTGGACCGGACGGGCGGGCTGGACGCGAGGGGTGGCCTGGACCCGACGGGCGGGCCGGACCGGACCGTGGACCGGCCCGCCGCGCTGGACCCGCGGCGGCCCGCCGTACGCACCGCCACCGGCACCGCCACCACCCGTACGGCCACTGCCCGTACCACCACCTCCCGTACCGCCACCACCCGTACCGCCGTCGCGCGCACGGCGGGCACCCCCGCCCCCCTCGTCCACTACTGCGCCGGAATGGCCGCCGTCATGCGCGGACGTTTCACCGCCGCGCGCCCGCCGCTCCACCGGGTGCTGGAGCTGGCGGCAGGCAGGTCCGAGCCCGCTGACCTGATACGTGCCTCTGCGGCCGCGCTCGTCCTCGGCGAGGTCGCCGCGGCGCGGGAGGCCGCCGCCCGCGCCCTCGCGTCGGCCCGTGCGCACGGCCATGTCACGCTCGTGCCGCAGGCGTTGGAGTACCTGGCGTACAGCGAGCTGCGCTCCGGCCTGCACGCCCGCGCACGCGAGCACGCCCGTGCGGGCTTGCGCGCCGCGCAGCGTACGGGGCAGCGGAACTCCGCCGCGCACCACCACGCGATCCTCGCCATGGCGGCGTCCGTTGAGGGCACGGCGCGGGACTGCGCGGCACACGCGTCCGCCGCCGCCCGTACGGCCGCGCAGCACGGCCTGGTGATGGTGGAGGCGCTCACCGTATGGGCGTTGGCGCGGGCGGCGCTCGCCGAGGGGCGCCCGCAGGAGGCGGCGGCGCGGCTCGGCCCGCTCGTACGGCCCGGACCGCGGCGCGGGCACCACGCCGTACGGATGCTCGCCGTGCCGTGCTTCATCGAGGCGGCCACCCGCGGCGGGGCGGCCACCCGCAATGGGGCGGAGGACACGGACGCGGACGTCCGTACGGCGCTGGTCGAGTTCACCGACTGGGCGGGCTGGACGGCCGACCCCAACGCACCCGGCCAGCTGGAGCGTTGCCGCGCGCTGCTGGCGGGCCCGCAGGCGGCGGGGGCGCTCTACGCGCGCGCGGTGGCGCGGCACGAGCGCGCGAGCGGCGAGTTCGAGCGGGCGCGTACGCAGCTGCTGCACGGCAAGGAGTTGCGCCGCCGGAGGCGGCTGCTGGCGGCGCGGGAGCAGCTGCGGGACGCGCTGATCGGGTTCGAGCGCTGCGGCGCCCGCAGCTGGGCGGCCCAGGCGCGCGCGGAACTGCGCGCGACCGGCGAGACGACGGGGGCGGGGGAGACTGCCGAGGACACCAGCGGGGAGGCCGCGCCGCCCGGCGGCGCGGCGGAGAACGCGCAGCCGCTGCGGGCGCTCACGCCGCAGCAGCTCCGTATCGCCCGCTGCGTCGCGGACGGCGCCACCAACCGCGAGGTGGCCGTACGGCTTTCGGTCAGCCCCCGCACCGTCGACCATCACCTGCGCAACATCTTCGCCACGCTGGGTGTGCGGTCCCGCGTCGAACTGGCCCGCCTCGTCGACCGCGCGGCGCGGCGGCAGGAGTCCTGA
- a CDS encoding PucR family transcriptional regulator → MQPDVRSRSRVRAVPGLPDTAPPSRSRANAEAVAVLHRSAQVLLDHLPELTDRLVASLREQEAAYRVAIEAEPTEVWQEVHRSLRHNVGSLIRPRENRESARRCSWRIGELWAERGQPLDALLHAFRLGGAMVWQGLVEETVRRRPEDVRLLVHVAADVWNFVDEHCTLVADAYHRAKRHLDWRRENRLRLMAEALLDGTTRIADLPEVAAALSLPEHGRYAVLRVARSLRPPVSAGGALPRPELPGIRVLWHTGADGGEHGIALLGDGERTGDGGLPEAARALTAPPGVRIGISSEVAGLSAVGDARRLAETALKVCPEEGGSVLLDDHLPAALVVSAPGLGAALAERVLGPLLQLEPPDRDVLLETLTVWLECDGSAPRAASRLYCHRNTVLNRLRRCEQLTDRSLARPADLVELSLALSARRLLRA, encoded by the coding sequence ATGCAGCCAGACGTACGATCCCGGTCCCGTGTCCGTGCGGTGCCCGGCCTGCCGGACACCGCTCCGCCCAGCCGGTCGCGCGCCAACGCGGAGGCCGTCGCCGTCCTGCACCGTTCCGCGCAGGTGCTGCTGGACCATCTGCCGGAGCTGACCGACCGGCTGGTGGCCTCCCTGCGGGAACAGGAGGCCGCGTACCGCGTCGCGATCGAGGCCGAGCCCACCGAGGTGTGGCAGGAGGTGCACCGCTCGCTGCGGCACAACGTCGGCTCGCTGATCCGCCCCCGCGAGAACCGCGAGTCGGCACGCCGCTGCTCCTGGCGGATTGGTGAACTGTGGGCCGAACGCGGCCAGCCGCTGGACGCGCTGCTGCACGCGTTCCGGCTGGGCGGCGCGATGGTGTGGCAGGGGCTGGTGGAGGAGACCGTACGGCGTCGGCCGGAGGACGTACGGCTGCTGGTGCATGTGGCCGCCGACGTGTGGAACTTCGTGGACGAGCACTGCACGCTCGTGGCCGACGCGTACCACCGCGCGAAGCGGCACCTGGACTGGCGCCGCGAGAACCGGCTGCGGCTGATGGCGGAGGCGCTGCTCGACGGCACGACGCGGATCGCGGACCTGCCCGAGGTCGCGGCGGCGCTCTCGCTGCCCGAACACGGCAGGTACGCCGTGCTGCGCGTCGCCCGCAGCCTCCGGCCGCCGGTCAGCGCGGGCGGCGCGCTGCCGCGGCCCGAACTGCCGGGGATACGGGTGCTCTGGCACACCGGCGCCGACGGCGGCGAGCACGGCATCGCGCTGCTGGGCGACGGGGAGCGGACGGGCGACGGCGGCCTGCCGGAGGCGGCGCGGGCGCTGACGGCGCCGCCCGGCGTCCGTATCGGCATCAGCTCCGAGGTGGCCGGGCTGAGCGCGGTCGGCGACGCCCGCCGTCTCGCGGAGACCGCGCTGAAGGTCTGCCCCGAGGAGGGCGGCAGCGTGCTGCTCGACGACCACCTGCCCGCCGCCCTGGTCGTGTCCGCGCCGGGCCTGGGCGCCGCCCTCGCGGAACGCGTGCTCGGGCCGCTGCTCCAGCTCGAACCGCCGGACCGCGACGTGCTGCTGGAGACGCTGACGGTGTGGCTGGAGTGCGACGGTTCGGCGCCGCGTGCCGCGTCCCGGCTGTACTGCCACCGCAACACGGTGCTCAACCGGCTGCGCCGCTGCGAACAGCTCACCGACCGCTCCCTGGCCCGCCCCGCCGACCTGGTGGAGCTGTCCCTGGCGCTCTCGGCCCGGCGCCTCCTGCGCGCCTGA